TAGTGGTTGGGGAACAGCACGAGAGAGTTGATTCTCTCATCCAAGAACAGCATGAGAAGAAGCGACATAAGCGACATGAATAATTGCTTGGCCAGCCTTGGTGTCTTGTGGCCAGGCTAGTACTGTATTTTGCAAGCCCATCTCTTCGTCTAATGGATAGGCAGTGCCTCTGCCATCTTGTAGAAAACGTTCTGCggctgcatcttttttttttccgcctTGATTACAATAGGTTGTATGCAATCTATCTTTAGCAACCAGGATGACATCTGTTTGCTCTACTCCTGTAATGAACCCAATTTCCCTAGAGCAATGCAGGTTTCCATATTTTCCTGACCATATTATGCCTGGAAGAATGACAGGTACCGAGTGTGAGGCGGCTCGGAGTTGGATTCTCTCCTTTGCTCTCTTTGGACAAAGATTTGATACGACAAGGAGCATATGATTCTTGTCTCTACAAATATTCAATTTATCCCGGCCTGGTTACTtttagcagcagcagaagcaatTGCTATACAGCATGATGACTGGGAATCCTGCAGTAGATAACAGACCGCATTTAACTATACAAGTATCTTGCATAAACCTTTTTCCTCCCGAGAGCCAAGGAGAGCTGTGTCATTGCGTTAAGGATATCTTGCACTGCTGTCTTCATTGATTGGTTTAGTGGTTGAGACAATAAGACCGAACGTGCAAAATCTCGTCTTGAAACTCTATTTAAGGATTTTGCTTGGCTTGTAGGCTGTATTTTTCAGAGTGCAAAAGGTGGTAAAATCTTATCAGAATCCGCTGGTGACGTGCACGCGAAAAGGTTACAAACAACCCAGAAATACAAGACCAAGATGTGTATCTTCGTAGTTCAAGTGGCAAAACATGTTTTACAGAGTGACAACAACATATGTGCTACAGTATAATAGCCTCAGCAGAGTTTTCTTATTTTCCAAACCACCACCAACCATCAAAAGAACAGGTGCAGGCAACGAGTTTCTTCAACTTTTCACCAGCCTATGTGTTGACAAATCTGCAGTTCTTCctgacctcgccgccggcagggTTGGTGATGTTGCCCATCTTCACCATGGAGTCGGAGAACTGCTTGAAGAATGCAGCGGGGTCAGCCCAGTACTTGTTCACGGTGTCAGCCGTCGAGTAGCCGGCGATGCTGGACCACATCTCCTGGTCGGAGTTGAGGAGGCCTTCGCCCTTGATGAGCGTCTCGTAGTAGGCATTGTCAAAGATTGCGGAGGTGTGACTGTCCATGGCGCTGATGTTGTCGTCACCGCTGTCCCGGGGGCAGACCTCTTTCAGCTTGCTGAGGTATGTCTCGGATGACGGATTGTACTTGGACGTCATCTCAAAGTCGCCATAGATTCTGTCTCGGAAATTCTCGCACCTGGCAAATCCGATCGTGTGGGAGCCTTAAAATGCACGTGATACACATTTAGTCAGGTGTATAGGAAATTAGTCAAATATAATCTGCACAATAATAAAAATATGCTTGTATGTGACTGTATTCGATATATAACTGTAATGTTTACGAGTTAATCAtttcctgaatttttttttcatttctcgTAGCACCTCATCGCCAGGGTTTGTTGATCTTAATTTAAGTTGTGATTATGATTTTAAACTGCAGCCTCTAAAAGAGAAGAACATACCAACAAGGGCCACCATGTCGGTGGCATCAAGGCCTTTCTGCCAGAACTTGGCGATGAGGGTGACAAGGCCCTGCTGAGCCGTGGGGATGTCACTGTTTGCTAGGTCCAGGCTTGCCTTCTTGGAGTCCAATCTTCCTACTGGGACGTCCCAGTAAGGCCCACCTACCTGCAACCATTGTTTTCATCTCTGTAGCATGGATAGTATATACTGACTTTTATTTCAAAGTTCTTTTTGCTCGAATAACAAGCCTAATTATGAAACTTTCAGAGTGTATCCACATTTGAAATTGTTTCAATCTAAAATAAAGTTAATGCATGATATAATACTAATTTTTAGGGACTAGTTATTTCGCAGATGCAAGTCA
Above is a genomic segment from Setaria viridis chromosome 4, Setaria_viridis_v4.0, whole genome shotgun sequence containing:
- the LOC117852343 gene encoding peroxidase 11; its protein translation is MATGALCFRAFALSMACLLLAVPLLVAQDPSKLSLEYYSKTCPNVEHVVRTEMECAVRADTRNAALMLRLHFHDCFVQGCDGSVLLDDTATMIGEKQADQNVNSLKGFELVDKIKEKLEAECPGTVSCADLLAIAARDAVVLVGGPYWDVPVGRLDSKKASLDLANSDIPTAQQGLVTLIAKFWQKGLDATDMVALVGSHTIGFARCENFRDRIYGDFEMTSKYNPSSETYLSKLKEVCPRDSGDDNISAMDSHTSAIFDNAYYETLIKGEGLLNSDQEMWSSIAGYSTADTVNKYWADPAAFFKQFSDSMVKMGNITNPAGGEVRKNCRFVNT